The genomic stretch AACGAACAACCGATCGCTTGTGTTCAAGAGGGTGCCCCGAACCATAATGCAGGACCTGACCTGTGTCGCACGGTTTTCCGTAAACCGAGGTCTTCAAGTTTCCGCACGGGTCTCTTTGCACGAGGACATCCAAAAAGGcgatctttttctctttctcctcctcgcacGTGAACTGGATGTTAGGATGAATGCTGTTCAGCTTGTCAAAGAATGTGTTGGTGAAATTCTTCttaataatcacaaatgtgtcGTCAACATAACGTCTGTAAAAGGTGATGAATTGTCCTGCGTCCTCTAAGGCCTTGTCTTCAACAAACTCCATGACTAAGTTGGCAATGGTCGTTGAAATTGGGCTGCCCATGGGGCATCCGTCGGTTTGTTTAAAGAACCTGTTCTTGAATTGGAAGAAGGTTTGTCCGAGGCATAACTTTAAAAGTTCTAAAATGTCTTCAACTGAAAGATCAGTGCGGTCTTCTAAGTCAACGTCAGCTCTCAGCTTCGTTCGAACTACGGACAGAGCTACGTCAATGGGcacgtttgtaaacagggagatgACATCAAAAGACATCATGACGTCGACATCGTCTATGCGGATGTCACGGATGAGCTCACAAAATTCCGCAGAGTTCTTCACCGACCGGTCGTTCTTGTACATTAAAGGTGCCAACAGTTCAGCCAGGAATTTAGACACGTTATATGACGGTGCACCTATGAAGGACACAATGGGGCGCAGAGGACAATTGTTCTTGTGAACTTTCGGTAGGCCATATATCTTCGGTGTCGCTCCGACGGAGCGACACCGAAGATATATGGCCAACAAGAGAACAATTGTCCTCTGCGCCCCATTGTGTCCTTCATAGGTGCACCGTCCTATAACGTGTCTAAATTCCTGGCTGAACTGTTGGCACCTTTAATGTACAAGAACGACCGGTCGGTGAAGAACTCTGCGGAATTTTGTGAGCTCATCCGTGACATCCGCATAGACGATGTCGACGTCATGATGTCTTTTGATGTcatctccctgtttacaaacgtgCCCATTGACGTAGCTCTGTCCGTAGTTCGAACGAAGCAGAGAGCTGACGTTGACTTAGAAGACCGCACTGATCTTTCAGTTGAAGACATTTTAGAACTTTTAAAGTTATGCCTCGGACAAACCTTCTTCCAATTCAAGAACAGGTTCTTTAAACAAACCGACGGATGCCCCATGGGCAGCCCAATTTCAACGACCATTGCCAACTTAGTCATGGAGTTTGTTGAAGACAAGGCCTTAGAGGACGCAGGACAATTCATCACCTTTTACAGACGTTATGTTGACgacacatttgtgattattaaGAAGAATTTCACCAACACATTCTTTGACAAGCTGAACAGCATTCATCCTAACATCCAGTTCACgtgcgaggaggagaaagagaaaaagatcgCCTTTTTGGATGTCCTCGTGCAAAGAGACCCGTGCGGAAACTTGAAGACCTCGGTTTACAGAAAACCGTGCGACACAGGTCAGGTCCTGCATTATGGTTCGGGGCACCCTCTTGAACACAAGCGATCGGTTGTTCGTTCCCTGCTTTCACGTGCCATGAAGATCCCTTCAGATCATCAGAcaagacatgaagaaataacaaaggccaaagcggatctac from Ornithodoros turicata isolate Travis chromosome 4, ASM3712646v1, whole genome shotgun sequence encodes the following:
- the LOC135392543 gene encoding uncharacterized protein LOC135392543, which codes for MYKNDRSVKNSAEFCELIRDIRIDDVDVMMSFDVISLFTNVPIDVALSVVRTKLRADVDLEDRTDLSVEDILELLKLCLGQTFFQFKNRFFKQTDGCPMGSPISTTIANLVMEFVEDKALEDAGQFITFYRRYVDDTFVIIKKNFTNTFFDKLNSIHPNIQFTCEEEKEKKIAFLDVLVQRDPCGNLKTSVYGKPCDTASPAA